A genomic region of Cannabis sativa cultivar Pink pepper isolate KNU-18-1 chromosome 1, ASM2916894v1, whole genome shotgun sequence contains the following coding sequences:
- the LOC115705757 gene encoding uncharacterized protein LOC115705757 isoform X2 — translation MLFKRTSVVLVLILVSWAFQAARPPPPKTCGSPGGPPITAPRIKLRDGRFLAYKEYGVAKEVAKYKIVFLHGFVSCRHDALVAITLSPETIEELQIYVVGFDRPGYGESDPDPNRTVKTLALDVENLADQLGLGSKFYVMGFSMGGQAIWGCLKYIPNRLAGAGLIAPVVNYWWPSFPSNLSDTYYLQPPQDQWTLRVAHYLPWLTYWWNTQKWFPSSSVIIEKLETFSPQDLQLVMERLSEPELNRDKYKMQIRQQGDFESAHRDLRVGFGSWEFDPMTDLKNPFPNNEGSVHLWQGDEDRLVPVALQRYVVNKLPWIKYHELGGAGHMFPLAKGMSEIMMKQFLIGEK, via the exons ATGTTGTTTAAGAGAACTTCAGTGGTTTTGGTACTTATTTTGGTGTCATGGGCATTTCAGGCTGCAAGGCCCCCACCACCTAAAACATGTGGCTCCCCTGGAGGACCACCTATCACTGCTCCAAGAATTAAGCTTAGAGATGGAAGGTTTTTGGCCTACAAAGAGTATGGTGTTGCAAAAGAAGTTGCCAAATATAAGATTGTCTTTCTTCATGGCTTTGTATCTTGCAGACATGATGCACTGGTTGCAATAACCCTCTCTCCA gaAACTATTGAAGAGCTACAGATTTATGTGGTGGGATTTGACAGGCCAGGCTATGGAGAAAGTGACCCTGATCCTAACCGCACAGTAAAGACTCTGGCTTTAGATGTAGAAAATCTTGCTGATCAGTTGGGACTTGGATCAAAATTTTATGTGATGGGATTTTCCATGGGTGGTCAGGCCATATGGGGTTGCCTCAAGTATATTCCCAATAG GCTTGCAGGAGCAGGACTCATTGCGCCTGTGGTCAACTACTGGTGGCCTTCTTTTCCTTCAAACTTGTCTGATACTTATTACCTACAACCACCACAGGATCAATGGACACTCAGAGTTGCTCACTACCTACCATGGCTAACCTACTGGTGGAACACTCAGAAGTGGTTTCCTTCATCAAGTGTTATAATTGAGAAACTTGAAACTTTCTCTCCTCAAGATCTACAACTTGTCATGGAAAGGCTTTCAGAGCCTGAACTTAACAGAGACAAGTACAAG ATGCAAATCAGACAGCAAGGAGATTTCGAGTCTGCACATCGGGACTTAAGAGTTGGATTTGGGAGTTGGGAATTTGATCCAATGACTGATTTGAAGAACCCTTTTCCTAACAATGAAGGTTCTGTCCATCTATGGCAGGGTGATGAAGATAGGCTTGTCCCGGTAGCACTGCAACGCTATGTTGTTAATAAGCTTCCATGGATTAAGTACCATGAACTAGGAGGTGCTGGACACATGTTTCCCCTTGCCAAGGGAATGAGTGAAATTATGATGAAACAGTTCCTGATTGGGGAGAAGTAG
- the LOC115705757 gene encoding uncharacterized protein LOC115705757 isoform X1, with protein sequence MYYSVCLYALSLLGSGMLFKRTSVVLVLILVSWAFQAARPPPPKTCGSPGGPPITAPRIKLRDGRFLAYKEYGVAKEVAKYKIVFLHGFVSCRHDALVAITLSPETIEELQIYVVGFDRPGYGESDPDPNRTVKTLALDVENLADQLGLGSKFYVMGFSMGGQAIWGCLKYIPNRLAGAGLIAPVVNYWWPSFPSNLSDTYYLQPPQDQWTLRVAHYLPWLTYWWNTQKWFPSSSVIIEKLETFSPQDLQLVMERLSEPELNRDKYKMQIRQQGDFESAHRDLRVGFGSWEFDPMTDLKNPFPNNEGSVHLWQGDEDRLVPVALQRYVVNKLPWIKYHELGGAGHMFPLAKGMSEIMMKQFLIGEK encoded by the exons ATGTATTATAGTGTTTGTTTATATGCACTCTCTTTGTTAG GGTCAGGAATGTTGTTTAAGAGAACTTCAGTGGTTTTGGTACTTATTTTGGTGTCATGGGCATTTCAGGCTGCAAGGCCCCCACCACCTAAAACATGTGGCTCCCCTGGAGGACCACCTATCACTGCTCCAAGAATTAAGCTTAGAGATGGAAGGTTTTTGGCCTACAAAGAGTATGGTGTTGCAAAAGAAGTTGCCAAATATAAGATTGTCTTTCTTCATGGCTTTGTATCTTGCAGACATGATGCACTGGTTGCAATAACCCTCTCTCCA gaAACTATTGAAGAGCTACAGATTTATGTGGTGGGATTTGACAGGCCAGGCTATGGAGAAAGTGACCCTGATCCTAACCGCACAGTAAAGACTCTGGCTTTAGATGTAGAAAATCTTGCTGATCAGTTGGGACTTGGATCAAAATTTTATGTGATGGGATTTTCCATGGGTGGTCAGGCCATATGGGGTTGCCTCAAGTATATTCCCAATAG GCTTGCAGGAGCAGGACTCATTGCGCCTGTGGTCAACTACTGGTGGCCTTCTTTTCCTTCAAACTTGTCTGATACTTATTACCTACAACCACCACAGGATCAATGGACACTCAGAGTTGCTCACTACCTACCATGGCTAACCTACTGGTGGAACACTCAGAAGTGGTTTCCTTCATCAAGTGTTATAATTGAGAAACTTGAAACTTTCTCTCCTCAAGATCTACAACTTGTCATGGAAAGGCTTTCAGAGCCTGAACTTAACAGAGACAAGTACAAG ATGCAAATCAGACAGCAAGGAGATTTCGAGTCTGCACATCGGGACTTAAGAGTTGGATTTGGGAGTTGGGAATTTGATCCAATGACTGATTTGAAGAACCCTTTTCCTAACAATGAAGGTTCTGTCCATCTATGGCAGGGTGATGAAGATAGGCTTGTCCCGGTAGCACTGCAACGCTATGTTGTTAATAAGCTTCCATGGATTAAGTACCATGAACTAGGAGGTGCTGGACACATGTTTCCCCTTGCCAAGGGAATGAGTGAAATTATGATGAAACAGTTCCTGATTGGGGAGAAGTAG